The proteins below are encoded in one region of Synechococcales cyanobacterium T60_A2020_003:
- a CDS encoding inositol monophosphatase, translated as MTQPTDLQVFLDIATEAALAGGAQLQAYWGKLESIHEKGRPGDLLTEADQASEAAVLSVIQRHCPSHAILAEESGALGDPSNPFRWAIDPLDGTTNYAHQYPFFSVSIGLLIDGIPSVGVVFDPFHNELFRAAKGLGATRNRQPMQVSRTADLAKSLLVTGFAYDRRETPDNNYAEFCHLTHLTQGVRRGGSASIDLAYVACGRLDGYWERGLSPWDLAAGVVLVEEAGGQVTAYDGRELKLETGRILATNGRIHSALSTQLLNVKPLLEFIQPSL; from the coding sequence ATGACCCAACCCACCGACCTGCAAGTATTTCTAGACATCGCAACCGAGGCGGCTCTCGCTGGCGGTGCGCAACTGCAAGCCTATTGGGGCAAGCTAGAGTCCATCCATGAGAAAGGACGGCCCGGTGACCTGTTAACCGAAGCAGACCAAGCGTCCGAAGCTGCCGTGCTTAGCGTGATTCAACGCCATTGTCCATCCCATGCCATCTTGGCCGAGGAATCCGGCGCACTGGGCGATCCGTCCAATCCGTTTCGGTGGGCGATCGATCCCCTGGACGGTACCACCAACTACGCCCATCAGTATCCCTTCTTCTCGGTTTCCATTGGTCTGCTGATTGACGGGATTCCCTCTGTTGGTGTAGTGTTTGATCCCTTTCATAACGAGCTATTCCGGGCGGCCAAAGGCTTAGGCGCAACGCGCAACCGACAGCCGATGCAGGTTTCCCGAACGGCAGACCTGGCAAAAAGCTTGTTAGTGACGGGATTTGCCTACGATCGCCGTGAAACACCGGATAACAACTATGCCGAATTTTGCCACCTCACCCACCTCACCCAGGGAGTGCGGCGGGGAGGATCCGCCTCGATTGATCTGGCCTATGTCGCCTGTGGACGCTTGGATGGGTACTGGGAGCGGGGGCTATCCCCGTGGGATTTGGCCGCAGGTGTCGTCCTGGTGGAAGAGGCTGGAGGCCAAGTTACTGCGTATGACGGTCGCGAGCTTAAACTAGAAACAGGGCGCATCTTAGCCACCAATGGACGCATTCATTCGGCATTAAGTACCCAACTCCTGAACGTGAAACCTTTGCTAGAATTCATTCAACCCTCATTGTGA
- a CDS encoding 2Fe-2S iron-sulfur cluster binding domain-containing protein: MTDPAADTFSICIHNRQTGTQHSVRVPSDRYILHSAENQGVTLPFSCRNGACTACAVRVLSGELYQPEAMGLSTSLQDEGYALLCVSYPRSDLEVETQDEDEVYELQFGRYFGQGKVRRGLPLDED; this comes from the coding sequence ATGACCGATCCAGCCGCTGACACATTTTCAATCTGTATCCACAATCGCCAAACAGGTACCCAGCACTCTGTGCGCGTACCGAGCGATCGCTACATCCTCCATAGTGCCGAAAACCAAGGCGTTACCTTACCCTTCTCGTGCCGGAATGGGGCTTGTACGGCCTGCGCCGTTCGTGTGCTTTCTGGAGAGTTGTATCAACCGGAAGCAATGGGACTTTCCACCAGCTTGCAAGACGAAGGATACGCCCTACTGTGTGTGAGCTATCCGCGTTCCGATCTCGAAGTGGAAACCCAAGACGAAGACGAAGTGTATGAACTCCAGTTCGGTCGTTACTTCGGTCAAGGCAAAGTGCGCCGGGGACTGCCCCTAGACGAGGATTAA